The sequence ACTTTAGACTAAAGAAACTTAACTGTTCAGATTAGTTCAGATTTTTGCAGGAGGGTGAAACACCTGTCATCCGctgtacaatggcactctacccaacatcgtttttggcacttctgtttttggtacccagtttctgggtagtatacccgaattcagcgctcattttgggtgattggtttgTACGCAGTTAGTGCTGAATATCGGCAATTATcttctcctggcgaaaacttACAATTAGTTGAAGTACATCTTGCCTTTTGAGTTTGTCGCTTGCCTTGAgctcgtcgatacttccgaagttatgttatcatgaattaaacgaaattaaaacaaaaacattttacgccatattgaatgaatggtgggtaggcgtattagccttgTAGTATCCCCGAAACCCTCGGATTTGTGAGTCTTAGTAAAAACACGTGGAGTCTCGTTTAGAGTTCAAGTACGAATGAATGTTTTTATTATCGAACACCCACACACAGAAGACCCCCAGTCACCCTCAATCTACAACCTAGGTGTTTATAAAGAAGGTGTTCTAGATGATGTAGTTTCGATACTACATTCactttctttcttttatttatttttttttaatgcttaTCGTCAGAGCTAATCTGAATCGCTTGTACAAAGTCTCGCATATAGGCGGGCTTTCGGATGACTCGCTTGATTTTCGATTGTTGTAACTCGGTCGAGTTTAAACGTCCCTCGTCCCGAGCCTCGTCCTTGTTCTTCAGAAAAGTTTTCGATTTTCCATCCTTGTCTCCTGCCGAGTCCGAAATCGCATCTTCATTATCTCCATTGGTAATTCGCTGTAGATGAGACACGTGTCTACGATATTTAACGCCAGATTCTTTTGAGGATATCATAACATCTCCGCCTTTCCGCTTGAGAACTTTGAAAACCTGAGGCTCAAAATTTGGGGATAACTTATTGCTTTTCGTCATTTTCTTTACCAGAACATCGTTCATCAGCGTATATCTTTCCTCTTTCCTTTACAATTTTGTCCTGATCAATTGTTTCCTCGTCCCCATTTTTCGGTTGATAGATTGATGGTGGCCGATCGCGTATGTTATATCCAAACAGCATTTCTGATGGAGTTTTCTTCGTGGTTGAATGCGGAGATGAACGATACATTAAAAGATATTTGTGCAATTCTTCAACCCAGTCAGTATTTGTAGCTTGACTGATTGTCAACCTTTTCAAAAGAGATCGGTTCTGTCTTTCGACTTCGCCATTTTGTTGTGGCCAATACGGAGTTGTGCTGATAAGCTTTATATTGTTGGCAGTGCAAAAGTGACGAAATTCCTCACTGGCGAATTGTGGTCCATTATCAGCCGTAATAGATAAAGGCAAACCAAAACGGGCAAAAATCGAATTCAAACGTTTAATTGTCTCGCAAGTGTCAATCTTCGTCATGATTTCCACCTCGACATATCGGCTAAAATAATCAACTATCACGAATAGGTAATGACTTGATGGAAGCGGACCAAGAAAATCAATGGCAACGTGTTGCCATGGCCCTGAAGGTAACTCCCTGCGTTTCATCGGTTCCGGTGCGGAAGGCGCCGCGACCAGCATGCATCCTCGGCAACTTTTGACGTATCGCTCAACTTGCAAATCCAGTTTTGGCCACCAAACTTTTGCTCTCAATCTCTGCTTCATAATGGTCATCCCAGGATGACCTTCATGAGCTAAGTCTAGTGTGCGCAGCCTCAATGTTTCTGGCATTACTATTCTGATTCCTCGTAATAAAATGTTGCCTGCAAAACACAGCTCTGTAGCAAACACCTTCAACGGCATCGCATCTTCTGACCAAACACCTTGTTCTACACTAACTCGAACGGCTTGGATAGCCTTGTCAGCTTCTGACGCTTGCTCGATTTCTGTCATCTTCAGCACCACCGGTAAGGCGTTTGAAGCTACCCAACCTACGTAATGTTCAGCACATTCATCGAAAGTTTTTCCGGTTATACTATCTGTTATTGCTAATCGGGAGATCGGATCTGCAATGTTCGATTTGCCCGGGCGATAAATGACCCTGGCTTTATATGATTGTAGTCGAACCACCCACCTTTCGATTCTTGCACATGGTTTCGATCTTGAACCGAAAATAGCCTCTAACGGTTTGTGATCCGTTATAAGCTCAAATGACCGACCGtacaaataaaaatgaaaccGCTCGACGGCCCAAACGAGTGCTAGCGCCTCCTTCTCGATCTGTGCATAGTGTTTCTCGGTGTCAGATAAACTCTTGCACGCATACGCAATAATTCTTGGGCCTTCTTCGTTAATCTGCATAAGGACCGCTCCCAAACCAACCGGACTAGCATCAGCCACCAGTTGTGTCCGATCCGAAGCATCAAAATGACCTAAGGTAGTAGGACGAACCATGTGTGCCTTTAGCTTTTCAAAAGCTACTTGCTCTTCAGATCCCCACACAAAGCTCTGTTTCTGAACCGTCAACCGCCGTAGTGGATACGTTAAAGTTGCTAGATTGGGAATAAATTTGCTAAGGTAATTGACCAAGCCCAAGAAACTCCTAACTTCTTCTGCAGATTTTGGTTCCCGGAAACGACGAATTGATTCCAGCTTGTCTGTATCAGGTTTGATTCCGTCCGCTGACAAAACATGCCCCAAAACTTTCATTTCAGTCACTCCATAAATACACTTACTTTCGTTCAGGATTACATTCCACTCTTTAAGCCGCTTAAGTACCTTTTCCAGTCTCATGTCGTGCTCTTTCTGATCACATCCGTGAACAATCACATCGTCGATATAATTTAAACACCCATCACAACCGCTCAAGATCTGTTCCATTGTCTTTTGGAACAGTTCGGGCGCACAGTTAATACCGAACATTAGTCGAGTATATCGAAACAAACCTTTACGCGTGATGAATGTCGTGATTTCTCGTGATCGTTTTGATATTTCTACCTAAAAATAAAACACAGACtgtaaattttctaaaaaattccaaattgtttttcttttattcgGTGTAACAATTGATAGCATGAAGCAGGGAACAGTTTTATAGACTTTcacaaactaaaaaaaaacaaattcaattgtGCGTTCAAGTTGCACGTTTATATGTCATAAAGACGATTACTATCAATTTACTATGAATGGCTGGGTATCAACATACCTGGTGGAAAGCGTTTTTCACATCCAATCGAGAGAAAACCTTCGCTTTAGCCAAGTGTGgcagaaaatcttcaaaagtcgGCAGTGGATGATTTTCTCTTTCTACGGCTTCATTAGCCCGTCGCATATCAACACAGATGCGCACATCACCATCATCCCCTTTCGGAACCACGACTACCGGCGATATCCATTTTGCCGGTTCGTTCACCGGTTCAATAACACCCTGTTCAAGCAACTCGTCTAGTTTATTATCGACCAGCTTCTCTAACGCCACCGGTATACGACGATATGGTTGAACAACTGGTGCAGCGTCCGACTTGATTGGAATATCCACAATGATGTTTTTGATGGATCCCAGCCTCTTGTTTTCGGCGTCGACTACATCCACTTCACTAACAGGTATGTCAATCTTCAAAACGCCCATCCTCGTAGCGGTATCACGACCAATCAGGATTTTCCCATTTCCTTTTACGACGAAAAACTCAGCTAATTCCATTGCGACTCCCAGTTTTATCGTTGCGGTGAATACGCCAACCAATGGCAACGACTGTCCTCCATACGCTTTGAATACCATTGGTGCCTCCCGCCGTTGATTTGTTACAACCACTTTCTTATCTTTTAATTGCTCCCAATTCAGCTGGCTCAACAAATTATACTTGGAACCGGAGTCAATAACAGCAGGTACAGTAACACCACCAATCTCACACTGGATTTCACCGCTGCTGCTGGATGTTATATGAAAAATGTATTCCACCTGCTCATCGGAAATATGCTTCACCACATTCGTATCCTTCCCATcgtcatttgaaaaatctatccCTTGTCGCCCAATCCGCTGATATGCATTCGACTTCCTGGagatatttttcgtttcttTAGTACGGCACTTCTTCGCGAAATGATCGCTGATGCCACACTTGTTGCATATTTTTCCTTTCGCAGGACATTTTTCATCTTTGGAGATATGCCCAAAGTATCCACACCGATGACATTCGAGCTGCTTTTGGTCGATCAACCTTCTTCTTTTCTCGTAAGGAGCTACATCGATCTTGTTTACTTCACCAGCGTGTGGTTTTGTATCACTTCCACCGACAAATGACTTTTCCTGTTCGGCAACAGTCTCGAAAATCTTCGCGATGCTCAACACTTCTTCAAGACTTGCGTCCCCTCGTTTCAGCAAATCGCGACGTAACGTGGCAGACTGGCAATTCTGTATTATTTGATCTTTGACGTTTTCCTCCACTTTGTCATCAAAACCACAACGCTCTGCCTGTACACGTAGTCGAATAGTGAAGGCGTCGATGCTTTCGCCAGCTCGCTGTTTCATTTGGCGTAGTAAATGCCGTTCGTACGTTGAATTTTCTTTTGGcaagaaaaaatcattcaaCTTCGCCCTGGCTTCTTCATAGATGGTCATATTTGGCGTGTAGTGCTCAATATGCAGCAACGGACCCCGCATCTCAGTTCCGGGTATCTCCGGAAGCGTATCAAACAGCTGTTGAACACTCGGACCCGCATAATGCAGTAGTAGATCCCTCTTCCATTCATCATCTTCGATTCGACTGGCACGAATCATCGTTTCAAACGACCTTAGCCATTTACTCCACTCAATACCAGCATCGTCGGTATGTGACGCATAGTCAAACGGCTGGAGCTGTAGCCCAAGAGAACGCAGCAtgtctgcaaaaaaaaaaagaacccaAGCAGCACGGCTATAGCacctcaattttcaattttcggtTTTGAAACCAATATCAACTCGTCACAACGTTTACATACTTGTACGAAACTTCTttcaaaaatacaattttttccagcggcaaaacaattaaaattatttaaactcAATCAGAGTAAATTTTTCACAACTAACTTTTTCTACTTTGTACGAGATTTGTGTAGACATGTAGAAAATGAAGtgtcatttttttctgttttgtttttattctcTTGCGTACCccagtgaaaaatatatggCGTGCTTATGAACGGTGATTGTTATAGATAGTGGaaagatgagcgaaagcatggctgagtcgatttttttgcccgtgcacacgcacatatgacgtcacagcccttaacgtttccattgtcATTGTcaacgtcatgctcgtttggagacacgtttgacagttcgtttggagacagaggatttatcttcgctcatctatatattccactatctatagtgatTGTGTAGTCCGCACactcagaaaaaaaactaactCAAACTGCTTTATAGGTGCAAacacaaaactttttttttctttggtaAAAACGAAATAAATGCCACCGGCAGGATACAATCTAGATTGTACGTATTtaatattcatttttattttatttttttatatttttcttttcataataGGTGGTTTTTCAGTTGTCGATTTATCTTCATGATTTCCAATTGTTCATGTATGGAAGGAATgtgtacactgccaaaaatatctatataagatatatgtgtcgccgttataaatttttgcaatagctccaccctaatataatcgatatagaaccacacataaattaaataattgctaattcgagaccacacataaaatttatttggatatatattttattagtagttcgcgtggagaatggttatgtgtgcgctgatatacatcataagttaaatctatggatttttgccaataaatatgtgtggatttttagtagtgtaagtTTTCTCGAGTGTTTTTCCACACCATCACATACCAGTCATACCAGTTAATTTTGACATTGTACTTGCTTCCGTTATATTTTCCtactttttttttgccaaaagaaTCCGCATTAAAGCTGCAGTTGTCCAAACTCACTTTCTGTTCTTTGACAGATCCAATTATCAATTCACTGCATTTAAGCAAATTCACTGCATTTAAGCAAATTCCCCGCTGCATTTAAGCATCTCCACTGCATTCAAGCAAATATGAAAACCAACTCatgtttccttcttttttttttttcttcctgcgggcAAAATAAGAGAACATTTTGCCTTCGCATCTTGGTCAGTTAATGGCATTCATACCATCTACCTCTTGTCATGAAATCTTATAATGTACTCAAGTACTTCGCGATAAATAATACTTACCAAACGGATTCGCCATTTGGATCCTCGTCGCCAAAATGTAGTATCCCCGAAACCCTCGGATTTGTGAGTCTTAGTAAAAACACGTGGAGTCTCGTTTAGAGTTCAAGTACGAATGAATGTTTTTATTATCGAACACCCACACACAGAAGACCCCCAGTCACCCTCAATCTACAACCTAGGTATTTATAAAGAAGGTGTTCTAGATGATGTAGTTTCGATACTAcaagccttctcttcagtcccctggatTTTTGACCCATTCTAGGAATGGCATAGCGGCTGCTCTTTGCCTCACATATTCAAGAAAGGTACCGTGCGATGCATTCCAAAGGCAACTCGAAGTAAATTTTGAAAAGCATTTGCAGTTGcccaattccatttaattccaccactcgagtcaagtacgagacactgaaaacggccttactgttgaggtcgaagtaCGTATCTGTACAAAATTgtattatgacaagtaaagacattttACTATaacagctcaaaataattttcaaagcaTTTGCATTTTTCCTAATCCACTTTTCCCAATTCCGATTCTTCTGCTATCTTCTACGCCTGTGTTACTGTAAATTAAGCAAGTATTCTTcgatattaaaattgattttatacgATAACTTTAcgaaaaatatttcatattaCAAAGCAAAAAACGTAAATGTGTGCAACACGATTAATTTGCGAATGGATCTCTGTTGCAGCACGTTGCAGTATTGTTCATAAAACTagaatttctattttttaaagtattcaaaaaggaggacattttagcgcaaaaggaggacatctgatttttaatgaaaaaggaggacatgtcctcatTTAGCATACCACATGGTCACcctatacttacttgatacttgatggactACTACAGCTCTtcaatgaacctacgccgaatacacctatgcaggagttcatcaaattcactcactcgatggattttgacatttgagcgggtcgtctactccaagatgaatacacagctaggtgtttcaatcagCACAAAtcatggacgagaagaaggcgggggtgaaaaattcattttcggtgcaaaacataaacaaaccggctggctctcctatactaaaatccaagatggctgaatcgtgaatttggcattGTATTTGGCCCATTAGTctatggagtatccttctccactggcctcgatcctgggccaatcgcttccagtcgccctgaacattgagcgccctcaggtcctgcAAAAAGCTATTGTGCACGCCTCCTTCCATGAAGCCTGCGACCTCTTCttgttctctactaaatattatcttcgcttgacgttcttccggcatacgaacaacgtgtccagcccaccgtagtctgccgtgttgtataagcttaatattatccagccctttatacacctggtagaactcgtgattcatgcgacgctgcCTGGACGCGACGAACGCCACGGTGCGCCattagaccgttattataaaataaaaatgttcatcaaaaccaagtacagggctcgattcctgtggtaaatATGCACCCCTGGAccactttaaaaaaatccctacacgtaaaaaaataaccttatatgttatggcaaaaaaccattcgaaaatacttatactcttcattatgccatctAATGAaagatcccatatcaaaaagctaataacattcataagctaatgaaaagtataagtttcggaatgtatgtgactaatgcaatgtataagttttttcttatacatatcattaagcgatGGTGCTCTCGTTCAGAACCATTCATGAATTCAAGTGCAggctgcagattctttgttgaatACCAAAGCTGAGAAAATTATGAGTATGAGCCAAACCTTGAGAAATTAGTATTatattaacacgtacgtccccaacccccattttacgacaaaacttaaaattcaaaaccacgcagctcagccaatttttaacggattttcaagcaatcttctggaatcgatcacaaaattcctatagtttcaggaaccgaggtcaatttttgtgcaatggccatggttccggatatattccggggagtactggggttacctccctcccggaaagaatggtcactggcagatcgacttcgaaatccatcgtgcgacatgtcaaacttcatgattttgctaaACAAGTatactggagtacatttcggcgattttcgaccgAACTGGCTACCCTCcaggtgcttccagggcctggttccctt comes from Armigeres subalbatus isolate Guangzhou_Male chromosome 2, GZ_Asu_2, whole genome shotgun sequence and encodes:
- the LOC134209072 gene encoding uncharacterized protein K02A2.6-like, encoding MANPFDMLRSLGLQLQPFDYASHTDDAGIEWSKWLRSFETMIRASRIEDDEWKRDLLLHYAGPSVQQLFDTLPEIPGTEMRGPLLHIEHYTPNMTIYEEARAKLNDFFLPKENSTYERHLLRQMKQRAGESIDAFTIRLRVQAERCGFDDKVEENVKDQIIQNCQSATLRRDLLKRGDASLEEVLSIAKIFETVAEQEKSFVGGSDTKPHAGEVNKIDVAPYEKRRRLIDQKQLECHRCGYFGHISKDEKCPAKGKICNKCGISDHFAKKCRTKETKNISRKSNAYQRIGRQGIDFSNDDGKDTNVVKHISDEQVEYIFHITSSSSGEIQCEIGGVTVPAVIDSGSKYNLLSQLNWEQLKDKKVVVTNQRREAPMVFKAYGGQSLPLVGVFTATIKLGVAMELAEFFVVKGNGKILIGRDTATRMGVLKIDIPVSEVDVVDAENKRLGSIKNIIVDIPIKSDAAPVVQPYRRIPVALEKLVDNKLDELLEQGVIEPVNEPAKWISPVVVVPKGDDGDVRICVDMRRANEAVERENHPLPTFEDFLPHLAKAKVFSRLDVKNAFHQVEISKRSREITTFITRKGLFRYTRLMFGINCAPELFQKTMEQILSGCDGCLNYIDDVIVHGCDQKEHDMRLEKVLKRLKEWNVILNESKCIYGVTEMKVLGHVLSADGIKPDTDKLESIRRFREPKSAEEVRSFLGLVNYLSKFIPNLATLTYPLRRLTVQKQSFVWGSEEQVAFEKLKAHMVRPTTLGHFDASDRTQLVADASPVGLGAVLMQINEEGPRIIAYACKSLSDTEKHYAQIEKEALALVWAVERFHFYLYGRSFELITDHKPLEAIFGSRSKPCARIERWVVRLQSYKARVIYRPGKSNIADPISRLAITDSITGKTFDECAEHYVGWVASNALPVVLKMTEIEQASEADKAIQAVRVSVEQGVWSEDAMPLKVFATELCFAGNILLRGIRIVMPETLRLRTLDLAHEGHPGMTIMKQRLRAKVWWPKLDLQVERYVKSCRGCMLVAAPSAPEPMKRRELPSGPWQHVAIDFLGPLPSSHYLFVIVDYFSRYVEVEIMTKIDTCETIKRLNSIFARFGLPLSITADNGPQFASEEFRHFCTANNIKLISTTPYWPQQNGEVERQNRSLLKRLTISQATNTDWVEELHKYLLMYRSSPHSTTKKTPSEMLFGYNIRDRPPSIYQPKNGDEETIDQDKIVKERGKIYADERCSGKENDEKQ